In the genome of Phycisphaerales bacterium, one region contains:
- the ilvD gene encoding dihydroxy-acid dehydratase, which translates to MRSDVIKRGMERTPHRSLLKATGNFLDGDLDKPFIAIACSHVDIIPGHAHLAEVGQYIKQCVRAAGGVPFVFHTIGVDDGIAMGHGGMKFSLPSRELIADSIETMVEAHCFDGLLCIPNCDKIVPGMLMGAARVNIPTIFVSGGPMEAGRLPDGRKVDLIDAFSGVASFQTGKLDAAGLKAIEDAACPTCGSCSGLFTANSMNCLCEALGIALPGNGTILATSADRQALYRAAAERIVALVHANLRARDVLTRAAFDNAMVLDMAIGGSTNTVLHIPAIAREAGVPYDLARINELSRKTPNICKIAPSPGKEGRIYHIEDLQAAGGIMTLLGELERGVPGLLATGCPTVTGRTLHENIAAHDLRRHGRSVQTTGLQRATAGVEQAATFAALRGAETTGAASHRGPVVLATLQEQAFDPFDCVRPVEHAYAPTGGLSILYGNLAPEGAVVKTAGVQPKMLKHTGPARIFESQEAACDGILGGQVQPGDVVVIRNEGPRGGPGMQEMLAPTSYIKGMGLDDRCALITDGRFSGGTAGACIGHISPEAAAGGPIAALRDGDRITIDIPNCRLEVALDAAEIEQRITAYRPPDRQLRGWLARYAGRVTSATTGAVLREE; encoded by the coding sequence ATGCGCTCGGATGTGATCAAGCGGGGCATGGAACGGACGCCCCACCGCAGTCTGCTCAAGGCGACCGGCAACTTCCTGGACGGTGATCTCGACAAGCCGTTCATCGCGATCGCGTGCAGCCATGTGGACATCATCCCCGGCCACGCCCATCTCGCCGAGGTCGGGCAGTACATCAAGCAGTGCGTCCGGGCTGCCGGAGGCGTACCCTTCGTCTTCCACACCATCGGCGTCGATGATGGCATCGCGATGGGCCACGGCGGAATGAAGTTCTCGCTACCCTCGCGGGAGTTGATCGCCGACAGCATCGAGACGATGGTCGAAGCCCACTGCTTCGATGGCCTGCTCTGCATCCCCAATTGCGACAAGATCGTGCCCGGAATGCTGATGGGTGCCGCGCGGGTCAACATCCCCACGATCTTCGTCTCCGGCGGACCGATGGAAGCCGGCCGACTCCCCGATGGTCGAAAGGTCGATCTCATCGACGCCTTTTCCGGCGTTGCCAGCTTCCAGACCGGCAAGCTCGACGCCGCCGGTCTCAAGGCCATCGAAGACGCCGCCTGCCCGACCTGCGGCTCGTGCAGCGGCCTGTTCACGGCGAACAGCATGAACTGCCTGTGCGAAGCCCTGGGGATCGCGCTGCCGGGCAATGGCACGATCCTGGCAACCAGTGCCGACCGCCAGGCGCTCTACCGTGCCGCAGCCGAGCGCATCGTCGCGCTCGTGCATGCCAACCTGCGGGCGCGCGATGTTCTGACTCGGGCCGCCTTCGACAACGCGATGGTCCTCGACATGGCCATCGGCGGTTCGACCAACACCGTCCTGCACATCCCTGCGATTGCCCGTGAGGCCGGTGTGCCCTACGACCTGGCCCGGATCAACGAGCTCTCCCGGAAAACGCCCAATATCTGCAAGATCGCCCCTTCACCCGGCAAAGAAGGCCGAATCTATCATATCGAAGACCTCCAGGCGGCGGGCGGCATCATGACACTGCTCGGCGAGCTCGAACGCGGGGTGCCGGGCCTGCTTGCAACCGGCTGCCCGACGGTCACTGGGCGAACACTGCACGAGAACATCGCCGCTCACGACCTGCGCCGGCACGGCCGATCCGTACAAACCACCGGACTGCAACGTGCCACGGCCGGTGTTGAACAGGCCGCCACGTTTGCGGCCCTGCGCGGTGCCGAAACCACTGGCGCCGCGTCACACCGGGGGCCGGTGGTCCTGGCCACACTTCAGGAACAGGCGTTCGACCCGTTCGACTGTGTGCGGCCGGTCGAGCATGCGTACGCCCCGACCGGCGGCCTCTCCATCCTGTACGGGAATCTCGCCCCCGAGGGTGCCGTGGTGAAGACGGCCGGCGTGCAGCCGAAAATGCTCAAGCACACGGGCCCGGCACGGATCTTTGAATCGCAGGAGGCCGCCTGCGACGGCATCCTCGGCGGGCAGGTCCAGCCGGGTGACGTCGTCGTCATTCGGAACGAAGGGCCGCGCGGCGGGCCCGGCATGCAGGAGATGCTCGCGCCGACCAGCTACATCAAGGGCATGGGACTCGACGACCGCTGCGCGCTGATTACCGATGGTCGCTTCTCGGGTGGCACGGCCGGCGCCTGCATCGGGCACATCTCTCCGGAAGCGGCGGCCGGTGGCCCTATTGCAGCCCTGCGCGACGGTGACCGAATCACGAT
- the leuB gene encoding 3-isopropylmalate dehydrogenase, with amino-acid sequence MKTHHIVLLPGDGIGPEVVAAARKVLNAAAEQCGLRLELREELIGGAAIDATGTALPPATLSACRAADAVLLGAVGGPRWDNPNATVRPEQGLLGLRKELGLFANLRPVTVHPDLLHTTPLRPERVRGVDLLVVRELTGGLYFGTRGRRPHPTGTEAYDTMIYSTGEIERITRVAARLARQRRGRLTSVDKANVLESSRLWRATVERVVHHEFPDLQLEHLLVDATAMYLIQQPTRFDVIVTENMFGDILTDEASVLAGSMGLLPSASLGDSGPGLYEPIHGSAPDIAGRDCANPLGTILSAALLYRWSLHCTAAAELIEAAVAAVLASGARTADLAQPGEPSLSTTVLGEMVVAALGTRDTGTRNVTSEVSACARM; translated from the coding sequence ATGAAAACACACCACATCGTCCTGCTCCCCGGCGACGGCATCGGCCCGGAAGTTGTGGCGGCAGCTCGCAAGGTACTGAACGCCGCGGCCGAGCAGTGCGGACTGCGCCTCGAACTGCGCGAAGAGCTGATCGGCGGCGCGGCCATCGATGCCACCGGCACCGCCCTGCCACCGGCAACACTCTCCGCCTGCCGCGCCGCGGACGCGGTGCTCCTCGGCGCCGTTGGCGGCCCGCGCTGGGACAACCCTAACGCGACCGTCCGACCGGAGCAGGGCCTGCTCGGATTGCGGAAGGAACTCGGCCTGTTTGCCAACCTGCGGCCGGTGACCGTGCATCCGGACCTGCTGCACACCACACCGCTACGCCCGGAGCGTGTACGCGGTGTGGATCTGCTCGTCGTCCGCGAACTCACCGGTGGCCTGTATTTCGGCACGCGCGGCCGACGGCCCCATCCGACTGGCACCGAGGCGTACGACACGATGATTTACTCAACCGGGGAGATCGAACGGATCACCCGGGTGGCGGCCCGGCTCGCACGGCAGCGCCGCGGCCGGCTCACTTCTGTCGACAAGGCCAACGTGCTCGAGTCTTCACGGCTCTGGCGGGCCACGGTCGAACGCGTCGTCCACCACGAGTTTCCCGATCTACAGCTTGAACATCTGCTGGTGGACGCAACCGCGATGTACCTGATCCAGCAGCCGACCCGTTTCGATGTTATCGTCACCGAGAACATGTTCGGCGACATCCTGACGGATGAGGCCTCTGTGCTGGCGGGCTCGATGGGCCTCCTGCCTTCGGCGTCGCTGGGCGACAGCGGGCCGGGTTTATACGAACCGATTCACGGCTCCGCGCCGGACATCGCCGGCCGTGACTGCGCGAACCCACTGGGCACCATCCTCAGCGCCGCCCTGCTATACCGCTGGTCACTGCATTGCACCGCGGCGGCTGAATTGATCGAAGCGGCGGTTGCGGCGGTGTTGGCATCCGGCGCCCGTACCGCGGACCTCGCGCAACCCGGGGAACCGAGTCTCTCTACCACTGTGCTGGGGGAAATGGTGGTTGCGGCACTCGGCACCAGAGACACCGGTACAAGGAATGTGACTTCAGAGGTATCGGCATGCGCTCGGATGTGA
- a CDS encoding citramalate synthase gives MITVYDTTLRDGTQGEGVNFTVQDKLRITALLDDFGVALIEGGWPGSNPKDVEYFTQVRKLRLQRARITAFGSTCRVGTQPALDSNLQALLAAETPVVTIFGKSSPLHVAEVLQTSREENLRIISASVRYLKAAGREVIYDAEHFFDGYALDAEYALATLHAAAEGGADCLVLCDTNGGQLPWQVEDVTRHVVNRFNRPVGIHTHNDSGCAVANSLAAVRAGAAHVQGTINGLGERCGNADLCAVLANLEVKLGRKVLAPGRLSRLTHLAHTISEIANMAPPQWAPYVGRSAFAHKAGVHVSAIRRVESSYEHVSPESVGNRRRVLVSELSGRANLRFKAAQLGLGDHDEESAAGLLSRIKELEHQGFAFEAAEASVELMMRRERSDYRPLFELIDFLVVVEHRAGRGHIAEANVKIRVGEQVFHTASDGVGPVGALDAAMRKALQPVFPAVDAFRLVDYKVRIIDGTSATSALTRVLIDTSDGHETWTTVGASRNIIEASWRALYDSFEHGLLRTREHNRTTEEAA, from the coding sequence GTGATCACCGTTTACGACACCACCCTGCGCGACGGCACACAGGGCGAAGGCGTGAATTTCACGGTGCAGGACAAGCTCCGCATCACGGCACTGCTCGACGACTTCGGCGTCGCCTTGATCGAGGGCGGCTGGCCGGGGTCCAATCCGAAGGATGTTGAGTATTTCACCCAGGTGCGCAAACTGCGCCTGCAGCGCGCCCGCATTACCGCCTTCGGCAGCACTTGCCGCGTGGGCACACAGCCAGCGCTGGATTCCAACCTCCAGGCGCTGCTCGCCGCGGAAACCCCGGTGGTGACGATCTTCGGCAAGTCCTCACCCCTGCATGTGGCGGAGGTACTCCAGACCAGCCGTGAAGAAAACCTGCGGATCATCTCTGCGAGTGTGCGCTATCTGAAGGCCGCCGGACGCGAGGTGATCTACGATGCCGAGCACTTTTTCGACGGCTACGCACTTGATGCCGAGTATGCCCTTGCCACGCTGCACGCCGCGGCCGAAGGCGGCGCGGACTGCCTCGTGCTCTGTGACACCAACGGCGGGCAGCTCCCCTGGCAGGTCGAGGACGTCACCCGCCACGTCGTCAACCGATTCAACCGCCCGGTCGGCATCCACACTCATAATGACAGCGGCTGCGCGGTCGCCAATTCGCTTGCCGCTGTACGGGCCGGAGCCGCGCACGTGCAGGGCACGATCAATGGACTCGGCGAACGTTGCGGCAATGCTGACCTGTGCGCGGTCCTCGCGAACCTCGAAGTGAAGCTCGGCCGCAAAGTGCTGGCGCCCGGCCGGCTCAGCCGTCTCACGCACCTGGCCCATACGATCAGCGAGATCGCGAACATGGCCCCACCGCAGTGGGCGCCCTACGTCGGCCGCAGCGCCTTCGCCCACAAGGCGGGGGTGCACGTGTCCGCAATCCGGCGGGTGGAATCCTCTTACGAGCATGTTTCGCCCGAGTCCGTCGGGAATCGGCGGCGCGTGCTGGTGTCGGAGCTTTCCGGTCGTGCCAACCTGCGCTTCAAGGCCGCCCAGCTCGGCCTCGGCGACCATGATGAGGAATCTGCGGCGGGCCTGCTCTCGCGCATCAAGGAGCTCGAACACCAGGGCTTTGCCTTCGAAGCCGCAGAGGCCTCCGTCGAGCTCATGATGCGCCGCGAACGTTCTGACTACCGCCCGCTCTTTGAGCTGATTGATTTCCTCGTAGTCGTCGAGCACCGCGCCGGGCGCGGCCACATCGCCGAAGCGAACGTCAAGATCCGTGTCGGCGAACAGGTCTTTCACACCGCCTCGGACGGCGTCGGTCCGGTTGGCGCGCTGGACGCAGCCATGCGTAAGGCGCTGCAACCCGTGTTCCCCGCCGTCGATGCCTTTCGCCTCGTGGACTACAAGGTGCGCATCATCGACGGCACCAGCGCCACATCCGCACTGACCCGCGTGCTGATTGATACGAGCGACGGCCACGAAACGTGGACCACCGTCGGCGCCTCGCGCAACATCATCGAAGCAAGCTGGCGGGCTCTCTACGACAGCTTCGAACATGGCCTGCTGCGGACCCGGGAGCACAACCGCACAACCGAGGAGGCCGCCTGA
- a CDS encoding 3-isopropylmalate dehydratase, with translation MNARKPTRIRGPVYVVGDNIDTDQIIPAEHLALVPTNPAEYRRLGSLALCGLPHSAYPERLVAPGAETTRYPIILAGRNFGCGSSREHAPIALGAAGVVAVVAESYARIFFRNCIATGELYPAETAERLCERFRTGDEVELNLEAYELRPAAGAPVRLGPLGEAARVVAAGGLFAYARATGLVPTRKETS, from the coding sequence ATGAATGCCCGGAAGCCCACGCGCATCCGCGGGCCGGTCTACGTCGTCGGTGACAACATCGACACGGACCAGATCATTCCGGCGGAACACCTCGCCCTGGTACCGACGAATCCGGCCGAGTACCGCCGTCTTGGCTCGCTGGCCCTCTGCGGTTTACCACACAGCGCATACCCGGAACGACTGGTTGCACCGGGCGCAGAGACGACGCGTTACCCGATCATCCTCGCGGGACGGAACTTCGGTTGTGGTTCCTCCCGGGAGCACGCACCCATCGCGCTGGGCGCGGCGGGGGTCGTGGCGGTCGTGGCGGAATCGTACGCGCGGATCTTTTTCCGCAATTGCATTGCGACCGGTGAGCTCTATCCGGCCGAGACCGCCGAGCGCCTCTGCGAGCGGTTTCGCACTGGCGACGAGGTCGAGCTCAACCTCGAGGCCTACGAGTTGCGCCCAGCCGCGGGCGCGCCGGTGCGATTGGGGCCGCTCGGTGAAGCAGCGCGCGTCGTCGCCGCGGGTGGCCTGTTTGCGTATGCCCGGGCCACCGGGCTGGTTCCGACGCGGAAGGAGACCTCGTGA
- a CDS encoding 3-isopropylmalate dehydratase: MTLTEKLLARAADRTRVEPGETVLARVDVLMTHDVCGPGTIGVFKREFGADARVWDADRIVIIPDHYIFTTDLLANRNVDVLRAFVKEQGIRYFYDVVDDGSAWRFDPARGPLHAQYGRQYAGVCHIALPERGHTRPGEILLGTDSHTCTAGAFGQFATGIGNTDAAFVLGTGRILLRVPVTRRFRLTGALQPGVMAKDLILHIIGEIGFDGATYQALEFDGDGVPGLTMEDRMTIANMAIECGGKNGVFAADDVTRAFVDARMRKHGTTRPYECLTADPGAAYYSEMTIDLSTLEPTVARHPDPGNRARAADCGGIRLDRAYIGSCTGGKLSDFAAFAAVVRDRTVAINTFGVPATPQIVRQLQIRTLGGRTLWDILLAAGVRMTENAGCAACLGGPADTFGRLNEPLHCISTTNRNFPGRMGHSEGRVYLASPFTVAASALTGRITDPRDFLGADALVAVAMEDAA, encoded by the coding sequence CTGACGCTGACCGAGAAACTACTGGCACGCGCAGCAGACCGCACCCGGGTCGAACCCGGCGAGACGGTGCTGGCACGCGTCGATGTGCTGATGACGCATGACGTTTGCGGCCCCGGCACGATCGGTGTCTTCAAGCGCGAATTCGGCGCAGATGCCCGGGTCTGGGACGCCGACCGCATCGTGATCATCCCCGACCACTACATCTTCACAACCGACCTGCTCGCCAACCGCAACGTCGACGTGCTTCGGGCCTTCGTCAAGGAACAGGGCATCCGCTATTTCTACGACGTAGTCGATGACGGCAGCGCGTGGCGCTTCGATCCCGCGCGCGGGCCGTTACATGCCCAGTACGGCCGGCAGTACGCCGGCGTCTGCCATATCGCCCTGCCGGAACGTGGCCACACCCGGCCCGGCGAAATTCTCCTCGGTACCGACTCGCACACCTGCACCGCAGGGGCCTTCGGCCAGTTTGCCACCGGCATCGGCAACACGGATGCTGCCTTCGTACTCGGCACCGGGCGCATCCTGCTGCGCGTCCCGGTCACCCGGCGGTTCAGACTGACGGGGGCATTACAACCCGGCGTGATGGCGAAGGATCTGATCCTGCACATCATCGGGGAAATCGGTTTCGATGGAGCGACCTACCAGGCCCTCGAGTTCGACGGGGACGGCGTCCCCGGCCTGACGATGGAAGACCGCATGACCATCGCGAACATGGCCATCGAGTGTGGGGGGAAGAACGGGGTGTTTGCGGCGGATGACGTGACGCGCGCGTTTGTCGACGCCCGCATGCGGAAGCATGGCACGACACGCCCCTACGAATGCCTGACCGCTGATCCCGGCGCCGCTTACTACTCCGAGATGACGATCGACCTCAGTACGCTGGAACCGACGGTGGCCCGGCATCCCGACCCGGGCAACCGCGCGCGGGCAGCCGATTGCGGCGGCATTCGCCTGGATCGCGCTTACATCGGTTCGTGCACCGGCGGGAAACTCAGCGACTTCGCGGCCTTCGCCGCCGTCGTCCGCGATCGCACCGTCGCGATCAATACCTTTGGCGTGCCTGCCACGCCCCAGATTGTCCGCCAGTTGCAGATCCGTACACTCGGCGGACGCACGCTCTGGGATATCCTCCTCGCGGCCGGCGTGCGGATGACGGAGAACGCCGGTTGCGCCGCATGCCTGGGCGGCCCGGCGGATACGTTCGGCCGTCTGAACGAACCCCTCCACTGCATCAGCACGACCAACCGCAATTTCCCGGGCCGCATGGGTCACTCCGAGGGTCGCGTGTATCTCGCGAGTCCCTTTACGGTCGCCGCGTCGGCCCTGACGGGCCGCATAACTGACCCGCGGGATTTCCTCGGTGCCGATGCGCTCGTTGCCGTCGCGATGGAGGACGCCGCATGA